One window of the Trifolium pratense cultivar HEN17-A07 linkage group LG2, ARS_RC_1.1, whole genome shotgun sequence genome contains the following:
- the LOC123903946 gene encoding uncharacterized protein LOC123903946 has protein sequence MGSRLGRRVINFANLPIKLLMPTTFTNIQEIALKTIPSATKIEIKRVLESLYGFEVDKVRTLNMDGKKKKRGGILIAKPDYKKAYVTLKNPLSIDPNLYPIRVIEEDKKNLNKQAMASLVEEAPNKSHWLDEKKERVKPQNGYNRGRFDGSGSNRESRGRVERHDSNRSGDGSGAKFPWTNMRRIVTR, from the coding sequence atgggAAGCAGATTAGGAAGAAGAGTTATCAACTTCGCAAACCTACCAATCAAACTTCTCATGCCAACAACCTTCACAAACATTCAAGAAATTGCTCTCAAAACCATTCCTTCAGCCACCAAGATCGAGATCAAACGCGTTCTCGAATCTCTCTACGGATTCGAAGTTGATAAGGTTCGTACATTGAATATGGAtggaaagaagaagaaacgCGGTGGAATATTGATTGCTAAACCTGATTACAAGAAAGCTTATGTAACCCTAAAAAATCCACTTTCAATTGACCCGAATCTTTACCCGATTCGAGTTATTGAAGAGGATAAGAAGAATTTGAATAAACAAGCTATGGCTAGTCTTGTTGAGGAAGCTCCGAATAAAAGTCATTGGCTTGATGAGAAAAAGGAACGGGTTAAGCCACAAAATGGTTATAATAGGGGACGGTTCGATGGTTCTGGATCGAATAGGGAGAGCCGTGGACGGGTTGAGCGTCATGATTCGAACCGGTCTGGTGATGGTTCTGGTGCCAAGTTTCCCTGGACTAATATGAGGAGGATTGTTACTAGGTAG
- the LOC123903934 gene encoding oxidation resistance protein 1-like, which produces MKKKQSLRTKATNFVSVLLNPISDPDSHQPSKHPPTSSEGVGELKKSDEEGNNSNHDLVDNGPDTSSFTAFLYSLLSSSDSKENDNSNGHNDDKGEPNNNNINNNNNNHNSPLVDSSVEENGGRKSLFSRSKQSVGRVIRRAVRIRGFRHHDRKDSNNNLEVKLEDRRKESPPVKESMPVALDDLPGISEPSVLVSESIRTVLYASLPPLMHGRRWLLLYSTWRNGISLSTLYRRSMLWPGLSLLVVGDKKGAVFGSLVETPLKPSNKRKYQGTNSTYVFTNISGHPIIYRPTGVNRYFTLCNTDYIAIGGGGHFALYLDGDLLNGSSSVSETFGNPCLANSQDFEVKEVELWGFVQTSRYEEMLALSKTEMPGICRW; this is translated from the exons ATGAAAAAGAAACAATCTTTGCGTACCAAAGCCACCAACTTTGTCTCTGTCCTTCTCAACCCCATCTCTGATCCTGATTCTCATCAACCCTCAAAACACCCTCCAACTTCTTCA GAAGGAGTAggtgaattaaaaaaaagtgatgaaGAGGGTAATAATAGTAATCATGATTTAGTTGATAATGGCCCTGATACTTCATCTTTCACTGCATTTCTCTATTCTTTATTGTCTTCTTCAGACTCTAAAGAGAATGATAACTCAAATGGACATAATGATGATAAAGGTGaacctaataataataatattaataataataataataatcataatagcCCTTTAGTTGATTCATCTGTTGAGGAAAATGGTGGTAGGAAAAGTTTGTTTTCTAGAAGTAAGCAATCAGTTGGTAGAGTTATTCGCCGAGCTGTAAGAATCCGTGGATTTCGCCATCACGATCGGAAGGATAGTAATAATAATCTTGAGGTGAAACTTGAAGATAGGAGGAAAGAATCACCGCCTGTGAAAGAGTCAATGCCTGTGGCTTTGGATGATTTGCCTGGAATTTCTGAACCTTCGGTTCTTGTTTCGGAAAGTATAAGGACTGTTCTTTACGCTTCTCTTCCGCCGCTTATGCATGGAAGAAGATGGCTGTTGCTATACAG CACTTGGAGGAATGGTATATCGCTTTCAACTCTTTACCGGAGAAGCATGCTTTGGCCTGGATTGAGTTTGCTG GTTGTTGGAGATAAAAAAGGAGCTGTGTTTGGCAGCTTGGTTGAAACACCTCTCAAACCATCCAACAAGAGAAAATATCAG GGAACAAACAGTACTTATGTTTTCACAAATATCTCTGGTCATCCTATCATATATCGTCCAACAG GGGTAAACCGTTATTTCACACTTTGCAACACTGACTACATAGCAATTGGCGGGGGAGGTCATTTTGCGCTTTATCTGGACGGTGATCT aTTGAATGGCTCGAGTTCGGTATCAGAAACTTTCGGGAATCCTTGCCTTGCAAATTCTCAGGACTTTGAAGTGAAGGAAGTAGAG TTGTGGGGCTTTGTACAAACTTCAAGATATGAGGAAATGCTTGCATTGAGCAAAACGGAGATGCCAGGAATCTGTCGTTGGTAA
- the LOC123903933 gene encoding asparagine synthetase [glutamine-hydrolyzing] 3-like — MCGILAVLGVVDNSQLKRARIIELSRRLRHRGPDWSGLHSYQDCYLAHQRLAIVDPTSGDQPLYNEDKTVIVTVNGEIYNHKKLRQGLSSHKFRTGSDCEVIAHLYEEHGEEFVDMLDGMFSFVLLDTKDKSFIAARDAIGITPLYLGWGHDGSIWFASEMKALMDDCERFIPFPPGHIYSSKQGGLRRWYNPPWFSESIPSTPYDSTILREAFERAVFKRMMTDVPFGVLLSGGLDSSLVAAVANRYLAKSDAARQWGSQLHTFCIGLKGSPDLKAAQEVADYLGTCHHELHFTVQEGIDAIEEVIYHIETYDVTTIRASTPMFLMSRKIKSLGVKMVLSGEGSDEIFGGYLYFHKAPNKEELHQETCRKIKALHLYDCLRANKSTSAWGIEARVPFLDKEFISTSMAIDPEWKMIRPDLGRIEKWVLRNAFDDDKTPYLPKHILYRQKEQFSDGVGYSWIDGLKDHASAQVTDAMLKHANFVYPENTPTTKEGYHYRTIFEKLFPKNSARLSVPGGPSVACSTAKAVEWDAAWSKNLDPSGRAALGVHADAYKDAVDTKIAEPNNKSL, encoded by the exons ATGTGTGGAATCTTAGCAGTTTTAGGTGTGGTCGACAACAGTCAGTTGAAACGTGCTCGCATAATCGAATTGTCTCggagattgagacatagaggccCTGATTGGAGTGGTTTACATTCTTATCAAGATTGTTACCTTGCTCATCAACGTCTTGCTATTGTCGACCCTACTTCTGGAGATCAACCTCTTTACAATGAAGACAAGACCGTTATTGTCACT GTAAATGGGGAGATATACAACCATAAGAAATTGAGACAGGGACTGAGTTCTCATAAATTTCGAACCGGTAGTGATTGTGAAGTGATTGCTCATCTT TATGAAGAACATGGGGAAGAGTTTGTTGATATGCTGGATGGGATGTTCTCATTTGTGCTTCTTGATACTAAAGATAAAAGTTTTATTGCGGCTCGTGATGCTATTGGCATTACCCCTCTTTACTTGGGTTGGGGCCATGATG GATCAATATGGTTTGCATCTGAAATGAAAGCTCTGATGGATGATTGTGAGAGATTCATACCTTTTCCTCCGGGGCATATCTATTCCAGCAAACAGG GAGGATTAAGAAGGTGGTACAATCCACCATGGTTCTCAGAGTCAATTCCATCAACACCCTATGATTCAACGATTTTGCGTGAGGCCTTTGAGAGG GCTGTTTTTAAAAGAATGATGACTGATGTACCTTTTGGAGTTCTTTTGTCTGGAGGACTAGACTCATCACTTGTTGCTGCAGTGGCTAATCGATATTTGGCTAAATCTGATGCTGCTCGTCAGTGGGGATCGCAGTTACATACTTTCTGCATTGGTTTAAAG GGATCTCCGGATTTGAAAGCTGCACAAGAGGTAGCAGATTATCTTGGCACTTGTCACCATGAACTTCATTTCACGGTTCAG GAAGGTATAGATGCAATTGAGGAAGTCATTTACCATATTGAAACATATGACGTAACGACTATCAGAGCAAGTACTCCAATGTTTCTTATGTCCAGAAAAATCAAATCATTGGGGGTGAAAATGGTTCTTTCTGGAGAAGGTTCAGATGAAATATTTGGAGGTTACCTGTATTTCCATAAGGCGCCTAACAAGGAAGAGCTTCATCAAGAAACATGCCGAAAA ATTAAAGCACTTCATCTTTATGACTGTCTGAGAGCCAATAAATCAACTTCAGCTTGGGGTATAGAGGCACGTGTACCGTTCTTGGATAAAGAATTTATCAGCACATCCATGGCTATTGATCCGGAGTGGAAAATG ATAAGGCCTGATCTTGGAAGGATAGAGAAATGGGTATTGCGCAATGCATTTGATGATGATAAGACTCCATATTTGCCAAAG CACATATTGTACAGGCAGAAGGAACAGTTCAGTGATGGTGTCGGATACAGTTGGATTGATGGTTTGAAGGATCATGCTAGCGCACAA GTCACAGATGCAATGCTGAAGCATGCCAACTTTGTTTACCCTGAAAACACTCCAACCACAAAAGAGGGATACCACTATAGGACAATTTTTGAGAAGTTATTTCCAAAg AATTCTGCCAGGTTATCAGTGCCAGGAGGTCCTAGTGTGGCATGCAGTACTGCAAAAGCTGTGGAATGGGACGCAGCATGGTCCAAAAATCTCGACCCTTCTGGACGTGCCGCGCTCGGTGTTCATGCAGATGCATACAAGGATGCAGTAGATACCAAAATAGCCGAGCCCAACAACAAATCTCTCTGA